Within Celeribacter marinus, the genomic segment CGCAAGAACAAATTCAAAAAAACGAATTTTCCGGCATATTCTGTCCCGCGCGCCCAGTGTTACAGCTATTCGTAAACGTTCAGTTTCCCCGCATCTTGTTGCGCCGGAATGTTACGGGCGTGGAACTTTTGGAACGGCTCCTCCCCATCGTAACCATGATCAAGCACCCAACGCATCATGTTGTAGGTTGTGAGGCGACCAAAGGCACCGGGGACGCTGGCCACGGCCGCTTGGGTCGCGGACAGGCCCTCACCCACCTCTTCGGGGAGATAGAGATTCGTTGGCGTGAACAACACATTCCATTTCGAGACCATATCTTTCTCCGAAAGCGTCTCGCCGTCAAAATCCGTCACTTCGACATCACCAAACATGTTGATCTGGACGACAAAGAAATTGTCCTCGATCATCTGTGTGATCTCGAGGTCGGGATAGACCTCTTCGTGCATCTTTTTACAGTAAATACAGCCGCGTTGTTCGATCATCACCAGTAGGCGCTTACCCTCGGCACTGGCCTCCGCGAGATCTTCACGCAGGTCTTTGAACGTGTCGCGCTGCCATGGCGCCTTGTGTAGCCCGTCATCGCCCATCTCTTGGGCCACAGCCGGACCAACGGTGAGCATTGCAAGGCTGGCGGCGATAAATGTGCGTCGTGCGAATTTAAGCATAGTTTAGGTCTCCCAAGTAACGATGAGCGTCAAAGCGTGCCCGATGATCCAATTTTTGTGAAGGCGGGGAAGGTCTCCAACATCCATGCCGCAATCAGGTTGACCGAATTCGTTGCAATCAACAGCGCGAACAAAATGAGGAAGACCCCCATCAGCTTTTCAACCTTTGGCAAATGGCGGCGGAACTTGCTCGCGAACGCCAAAAACGGCTTGATGAATACCGCAGCGATCACAAACGGCAAGGTCATGCCGATGCCAAACACCAACATCAAAATCAAACCCTGTGTCGCCGTTTCCTCAACCGATGCCGTGAACACAACTGCGGTTAGAATGCCGCCCACACATGGCGTCCACCCCGCTGCAAACGCCAATCCGATCAGGTAGGACGACCACACATTCATCTTGGTGACATCTCCGCCGCTCACTTGGAACTGACGGTTCAACAAGCCGATTTTAAGCACGCCTAGAAAGTGCAGGCCCATGACGAATACAATAAGCGCCGCTCCGATACGAAACGCGTCCTGATACGAGCGAAACGCTTGCGACAATGAAAAAGCCGCCGCGCCGAGCAGAACAAAAACGGTAATAATACCAAGCGAAAACATGATGGATGAGGCAATCGCGCGCTTGCGCACCCCCGGGGCCAATTCGCCGTCCGAGTTGATCTCCCCCATGCCAACACCGGCCATATAAGATAAGTAAAACGGTACGATAGGCAGGATGCAGG encodes:
- a CDS encoding thioredoxin family protein, yielding MLKFARRTFIAASLAMLTVGPAVAQEMGDDGLHKAPWQRDTFKDLREDLAEASAEGKRLLVMIEQRGCIYCKKMHEEVYPDLEITQMIEDNFFVVQINMFGDVEVTDFDGETLSEKDMVSKWNVLFTPTNLYLPEEVGEGLSATQAAVASVPGAFGRLTTYNMMRWVLDHGYDGEEPFQKFHARNIPAQQDAGKLNVYE
- a CDS encoding cytochrome c biogenesis CcdA family protein; its protein translation is MLDVSFISAFLGGLVVFFSPCILPIVPFYLSYMAGVGMGEINSDGELAPGVRKRAIASSIMFSLGIITVFVLLGAAAFSLSQAFRSYQDAFRIGAALIVFVMGLHFLGVLKIGLLNRQFQVSGGDVTKMNVWSSYLIGLAFAAGWTPCVGGILTAVVFTASVEETATQGLILMLVFGIGMTLPFVIAAVFIKPFLAFASKFRRHLPKVEKLMGVFLILFALLIATNSVNLIAAWMLETFPAFTKIGSSGTL